ACCCTGCTCGACAAGGCGGGCGTGCTCTGCGGCCTCAAGAAGTACCACCCGAAGGCCATCGAGCGCAGGAAGTCCTCGCCGAGGCTCATGGTCTACGACACGGCGCTCATGACGGTGGTTTCCGGCCGCTCGAGGGAGCTGCTGTTGGGCGACTCGGAGCTTCGCGGCCACCTCGTAAAGAGCGCCGTCGG
The DNA window shown above is from Olsenella sp. oral taxon 807 and carries:
- a CDS encoding DUF4143 domain-containing protein, with amino-acid sequence MLCGLKKYHPKAIERRKSSPRLMVYDTALMTVVSGRSRELLLGDSELRGHLVKSAVGARLLALGLDLGFDVQWWREGNDEVDFVL